One segment of Arthrobacter sp. MMS18-M83 DNA contains the following:
- a CDS encoding stage II sporulation protein M, with the protein MDMDAFSAVNGTKWSRLHELAHKRRLDGGEADELLRLYQVVSSHLSLIRSVAPESALSASLSAALAQARTRFTGARSNFMEDLARFFVVSLPAAFYRLRWLTVCCGAFFCLVAAAYALWIGTSPDALRALGSSSAVKQYVDQDFVGYYSENPAASFAGAVWTNNAWIAAQSVALGITGFWVPYMLFSNAQGVGIAAGVFAATGKMDVFFSYILPHGLMELTAVFIASAGGLRIFWAMVSPGPRRRMQAVADEGRSLITVALGLVIVLLLSGLVEAFVTPSPLPVWAKILIGSLVLTAYWVYTLVLGGRAFHAGATGDLDSNDAGYREIAA; encoded by the coding sequence GTGGACATGGACGCCTTCTCCGCCGTGAACGGGACCAAATGGTCCCGCTTGCACGAGCTCGCGCACAAACGACGCCTTGACGGCGGCGAAGCCGATGAGCTGTTGCGGTTGTACCAAGTGGTGTCATCACACCTGTCCCTCATCCGATCCGTGGCCCCGGAGAGCGCGCTGTCCGCGTCCTTGTCGGCGGCCCTGGCCCAGGCCCGCACCCGATTCACCGGGGCGAGGTCGAATTTCATGGAAGACCTCGCGCGCTTTTTCGTTGTGTCCTTACCGGCTGCGTTCTACCGCTTGCGCTGGCTGACGGTGTGTTGTGGGGCCTTCTTTTGCCTTGTAGCCGCGGCGTACGCGCTGTGGATCGGGACGTCGCCGGACGCGTTGAGAGCCCTGGGAAGCAGCAGCGCCGTCAAGCAATACGTCGACCAAGATTTTGTTGGCTATTACTCGGAGAACCCCGCTGCGTCCTTCGCAGGGGCTGTCTGGACCAACAATGCCTGGATCGCGGCTCAGTCCGTAGCTTTGGGCATCACCGGCTTCTGGGTGCCATACATGCTGTTCTCGAACGCACAGGGCGTAGGGATCGCTGCTGGTGTCTTCGCCGCCACCGGCAAGATGGACGTGTTTTTCAGCTACATCCTCCCGCACGGCCTCATGGAGCTGACCGCCGTTTTCATTGCGTCCGCTGGCGGTCTCCGCATTTTCTGGGCAATGGTTTCGCCCGGCCCCCGCCGCAGGATGCAGGCCGTGGCGGACGAGGGCCGCTCACTGATCACCGTGGCTCTGGGCCTGGTGATCGTCCTGTTGCTTTCCGGGCTCGTTGAGGCCTTCGTGACCCCCAGCCCGCTCCCGGTATGGGCAAAGATACTGATCGGTTCGCTCGTTCTCACGGCATACTGGGTCTATACCCTCGTGCTGGGCGGACGGGCGTTCCATGCCGGCGCCACAGGTGACCTGGATAGCAACGACGCCGGCTACCGGGAGATAGCCGCTTGA
- a CDS encoding dolichyl-phosphate-mannose--protein mannosyltransferase, with the protein MIDTSVRPAPQTWLTRPREAFSAEALRSRLIGSIQSWRDYPPSLRLWFWLIPTITAVIGGILRFVRLDAPHSLVFDETYYVKDAYSLLVSGYERSWPDKANDAFNAGNPNILLNSPEYVVHPPVGKWMIAFGMWLFGSDNYFGWRFSAALTGTLSIFLIALIALKLFRSHILGAVAGLLLAVDGHHLVMSRTSLLDIFLMFWLLAAFGALLMDRDDGRRRLAARLAALAGTSKDGRPTPSQLASGPSLGFRWWRLAAGVCLGLAVGTKWSALFFVAGFGLMTVFWDMSARRIAGIRSWPSSAIIKDGVPAFFTMIPVAGAVYLSTWTGWFLSKDAYYRQWAETNPSATWGWIPGPLRSLAYYHMEAYNFHQGLSSPHPYQSSPWSWLVMGRPTSFYYESPKQGTSGCDLSSCTSAILSVGNPVIWWGATIALFVVLFWWAGRRDWRAGAILAGVAAGYLPWFMYPDRTMFYFYALSFEPFLVLALVYGLGLALGKSSAPPWRRRSGLYVVGLVVVLAVLLSAFFYPVWTAEVISYQDWRMRMWMPSWI; encoded by the coding sequence GTGATCGATACCTCCGTGCGCCCCGCCCCGCAAACCTGGTTGACACGGCCCCGCGAGGCGTTCAGCGCAGAGGCCCTGCGTTCGCGGCTGATTGGCAGCATCCAGAGTTGGCGGGACTACCCGCCGTCCTTGAGACTGTGGTTCTGGTTGATCCCCACCATCACTGCCGTAATCGGCGGGATCCTGCGTTTTGTCCGCCTCGACGCCCCCCATAGCCTCGTGTTCGACGAGACCTACTATGTCAAGGACGCCTACTCCCTACTGGTCAGCGGATACGAGCGGAGCTGGCCGGACAAAGCCAACGATGCCTTCAACGCGGGCAACCCCAACATCCTGCTCAACTCCCCCGAATACGTGGTACATCCCCCGGTAGGAAAGTGGATGATCGCCTTCGGGATGTGGCTATTCGGTTCGGACAATTACTTCGGCTGGCGATTCTCCGCAGCCCTGACGGGTACTCTCTCCATTTTCCTGATCGCCTTGATCGCCCTGAAGCTGTTCCGTTCCCACATCCTGGGCGCGGTCGCGGGGCTACTGCTCGCCGTCGACGGCCACCACTTGGTCATGTCGCGCACTTCCCTGCTGGACATCTTCCTGATGTTTTGGCTGCTCGCGGCGTTTGGTGCCCTGCTGATGGACCGCGACGACGGTCGGCGCCGTCTAGCGGCACGGCTCGCCGCGCTTGCGGGCACGTCGAAGGACGGCCGGCCAACGCCATCGCAACTCGCCTCAGGGCCGTCGCTTGGATTTCGATGGTGGCGCTTGGCGGCCGGCGTTTGCCTAGGCCTGGCGGTCGGCACGAAATGGTCGGCACTGTTCTTCGTGGCCGGTTTCGGCTTGATGACGGTCTTCTGGGACATGAGCGCGCGGCGCATCGCAGGCATTCGGAGTTGGCCCAGCTCCGCGATCATCAAAGACGGCGTGCCGGCGTTCTTCACCATGATCCCGGTGGCCGGAGCCGTGTACTTGTCCACATGGACCGGCTGGTTCCTTTCCAAGGACGCCTACTACCGGCAATGGGCCGAAACGAATCCTTCCGCCACCTGGGGATGGATTCCCGGACCGTTGCGATCACTTGCTTATTACCACATGGAGGCCTACAACTTCCATCAAGGCCTCAGCTCACCCCACCCTTATCAATCGAGTCCGTGGAGCTGGCTGGTCATGGGGCGGCCCACGTCGTTCTACTACGAGTCGCCCAAGCAGGGAACGTCCGGTTGCGACCTATCGAGCTGTACCTCGGCAATCCTGTCCGTGGGCAATCCTGTGATCTGGTGGGGTGCGACGATTGCCCTCTTCGTGGTGCTTTTCTGGTGGGCCGGACGACGCGACTGGCGGGCGGGAGCCATCCTGGCGGGGGTCGCTGCAGGGTATCTGCCGTGGTTCATGTATCCAGACCGCACGATGTTCTACTTTTACGCCCTCTCCTTCGAACCCTTCCTGGTCTTGGCCCTGGTCTACGGATTGGGGCTTGCTCTGGGCAAGAGCAGCGCTCCCCCGTGGCGCCGACGCTCGGGGCTCTACGTGGTGGGGCTGGTGGTGGTTCTTGCCGTGCTGCTGTCGGCGTTCTTCTACCCGGTGTGGACGGCGGAAGTGATCAGCTACCAGGACTGGCGTATGCGTATGTGGATGCCGTCCTGGATCTAG
- the rsmI gene encoding 16S rRNA (cytidine(1402)-2'-O)-methyltransferase, with protein sequence MDTPAETVEPQALPALPDGVGRIVLAATPIGNVGDASSRLIELLQTADIVAAEDTRRLHRLVQSLGITVSGRVISYHEHNEAAKTEELLDHVRAGKTIIMVSDAGMPAVSDPGFRLVEGAVAAGLFVTAFPGPSAVLTALALSGLPTDRFCFEGFLPRKAGERSSRLADLGNERRTMVFFEAPHRLEPMLRALHERFGADRRIAVCRELTKTYEEVIRGTVRELLEWAENNEVRGEIAVVVAGAPEQAAGKPEDHVAAVNELMAKGVRLKEAVAAVAEEARVSKRELYSAVLAAR encoded by the coding sequence ATGGACACCCCCGCAGAGACCGTTGAGCCGCAGGCCCTTCCCGCACTTCCTGACGGCGTGGGCCGGATCGTGCTGGCCGCCACTCCCATCGGCAACGTCGGCGATGCCTCCAGTCGGCTCATCGAATTGCTTCAGACCGCCGACATCGTCGCCGCAGAGGACACCCGACGCCTGCATCGGCTGGTCCAGTCGCTCGGTATTACTGTGTCCGGCCGCGTCATCAGCTACCACGAGCACAACGAGGCCGCCAAGACCGAGGAACTCCTGGACCATGTCAGGGCGGGCAAGACCATCATCATGGTGAGCGATGCCGGGATGCCCGCGGTGTCCGACCCGGGCTTCCGCCTCGTGGAGGGAGCGGTGGCGGCCGGGCTCTTCGTCACCGCCTTTCCAGGGCCGTCCGCCGTCTTGACCGCGCTGGCGCTTTCGGGGCTGCCCACGGACCGGTTCTGCTTTGAAGGATTCCTGCCGCGCAAAGCCGGCGAACGCAGTTCCCGGCTTGCGGACCTTGGCAACGAACGCCGGACGATGGTGTTCTTCGAAGCACCGCACCGGCTTGAGCCAATGCTCCGCGCCCTCCATGAGCGGTTCGGCGCGGACCGCCGCATCGCAGTGTGCCGCGAATTGACCAAGACCTATGAGGAAGTCATCAGGGGAACCGTCCGGGAACTGCTCGAATGGGCTGAAAACAACGAGGTTCGCGGGGAGATTGCCGTAGTGGTGGCAGGGGCACCCGAACAGGCGGCAGGCAAGCCCGAAGACCACGTCGCCGCGGTCAACGAACTCATGGCCAAGGGCGTCAGGCTCAAGGAAGCGGTGGCTGCCGTGGCCGAAGAGGCCCGCGTCAGCAAGCGTGAGTTGTACTCTGCCGTGCTCGCGGCGCGTTAG